The following proteins come from a genomic window of Achromobacter deleyi:
- a CDS encoding LysR family transcriptional regulator, with protein MTPFKGKLRTRHLEIVLTVAELGNLSKAAAQLHSTQSGLSRAIAEIEELVGARLFERTARGTSCTPLGEAMCRHARQLLTGFRKAEIDLAALSRGDEGSLTVGCFSMFAGWPVAQAASRFRERHPRITLTLEIGTHERLIEDLDAGALDVLISRFSSTVDPSIYRSANLLEDAVVLACAPTHPLAERPEATLADCVAYPWITALPGSRIRGELEMLLLREGLPIPDMIGALSLEFGRELLTVGPYLWMLPGSVAAVRAARGEVVVLAPRPALRRSPLAAIWRRDRPSTRQARAFADTLAQAIQSSS; from the coding sequence ATGACGCCCTTCAAAGGAAAACTCCGCACCCGGCACCTGGAGATCGTGCTGACGGTCGCCGAGCTGGGCAACCTGTCCAAGGCGGCGGCGCAACTGCACAGCACGCAGTCGGGCCTGTCGCGCGCCATCGCCGAGATCGAGGAACTGGTGGGCGCCCGCCTGTTCGAGCGCACCGCCCGCGGCACCAGCTGTACGCCGCTGGGCGAAGCCATGTGCCGCCACGCGCGCCAGCTGCTGACGGGCTTTCGCAAGGCCGAGATCGACCTGGCGGCGCTGTCGCGCGGCGACGAGGGCAGCCTGACGGTGGGCTGCTTCTCGATGTTCGCCGGCTGGCCGGTGGCGCAGGCCGCGTCGCGCTTTCGCGAACGGCATCCGCGCATCACGCTGACGCTGGAGATCGGCACCCACGAGCGGCTGATCGAGGACCTGGACGCCGGCGCGCTGGACGTGCTGATCAGCCGCTTCTCGTCCACGGTCGATCCGAGCATCTACCGCTCGGCCAACCTGCTGGAGGACGCCGTGGTGCTGGCCTGCGCGCCCACCCATCCGCTGGCGGAACGGCCCGAGGCGACGCTGGCCGATTGCGTGGCGTACCCGTGGATCACGGCGCTGCCCGGCAGCCGCATCCGCGGCGAACTGGAAATGCTGCTGTTACGGGAAGGCCTGCCGATTCCGGATATGATCGGCGCCCTGTCTCTGGAATTCGGCCGCGAACTGCTGACGGTCGGACCCTACCTGTGGATGCTTCCCGGCAGCGTCGCGGCGGTGCGCGCCGCGCGCGGCGAGGTGGTGGTGCTGGCGCCCCGCCCCGCCCTGCGGCGCTCGCCGCTGGCGGCCATCTGGCGCCGCGACCGGCCCAGCACCCGCCAGGCCCGCGCCTTCGCCGACACGCTGGCCCAGGCCATCCAATCTTCTTCTTAG
- a CDS encoding MATE family efflux transporter — protein sequence MNAVAAMPARFVSGPLRSHVLEMVLTGWASMLAVFAVEFLTLLYLGTLRDEAVLAAVGFGSMTLFTITSICIGVTVGGAAQVSRALGAGDAMRARRLAAASLLLMAAATVLSAAVFLLAIGPFTRAIGLAPDVRALLLSYVAITAPFSVAMGLGMMLSNLLRAAGRGRQSMWVLLAGTATVAVLDPLVIFVFDGGMRGVAWAGGVGRVATVALGAWLVFGRYRLVARPARASLRADLAAVGGIALPATLSALATPAAVVFTASTYAGFGPSVMAGATVVDRVLQLSYSLFFVLPGAIGPILGQNLGAGQWPRVRQTVRITLGLALAYGFGAATLLALLAPWIPDLFQVTGPGRDLVLVFCRYASFIWALNSVFFVSVAVFNNLGYATYATAIGWLRATVGTLPFVWVGAYYGGAQGVLLGQTLGFALSSLLALALCRRVLRQPPASLMPGAA from the coding sequence TTGAACGCAGTCGCCGCCATGCCCGCCCGCTTCGTCTCCGGACCGTTGCGCAGCCACGTGCTTGAAATGGTGCTGACCGGCTGGGCCAGCATGCTGGCGGTGTTCGCCGTGGAATTCCTGACCCTGCTCTACCTGGGCACGCTGCGCGACGAGGCGGTGCTGGCGGCGGTGGGCTTCGGTTCGATGACGCTGTTCACCATCACGTCGATCTGCATCGGCGTGACCGTGGGCGGCGCAGCGCAGGTGTCGCGCGCCCTGGGCGCTGGCGACGCCATGCGCGCGCGCCGGCTGGCGGCGGCCTCGCTGCTGCTGATGGCCGCCGCCACGGTGCTGTCGGCGGCCGTGTTCCTGCTGGCCATCGGGCCGTTCACGCGGGCGATCGGGCTGGCGCCGGACGTGCGCGCGCTGCTGCTGTCCTATGTGGCCATCACCGCGCCGTTCTCGGTGGCCATGGGCCTGGGCATGATGCTGTCCAACCTGCTGCGCGCCGCCGGCCGCGGACGCCAATCGATGTGGGTGCTGCTGGCCGGCACCGCCACCGTGGCGGTGCTGGATCCGCTGGTGATCTTCGTGTTCGACGGCGGCATGCGCGGCGTGGCCTGGGCCGGCGGCGTCGGCCGCGTGGCGACGGTGGCGCTGGGCGCCTGGCTGGTGTTCGGCCGCTACCGGCTGGTGGCGCGGCCGGCGCGCGCGAGCCTGCGCGCCGACCTGGCCGCCGTCGGCGGCATCGCGCTGCCGGCGACGCTGAGCGCGCTGGCCACGCCCGCGGCCGTCGTCTTCACCGCGTCCACCTACGCCGGATTCGGCCCCAGCGTCATGGCCGGCGCCACGGTGGTGGACCGGGTGCTGCAGCTGTCGTATTCGCTGTTCTTCGTGCTGCCGGGCGCCATCGGCCCGATCCTGGGCCAGAACCTGGGGGCGGGGCAGTGGCCGCGGGTGCGGCAGACCGTGCGCATCACGCTCGGCCTGGCCCTGGCGTACGGCTTTGGCGCGGCGACGCTGCTGGCCTTGCTGGCGCCGTGGATTCCCGACCTGTTCCAGGTCACCGGACCGGGCCGCGACCTGGTGCTGGTCTTCTGCCGCTACGCCAGCTTCATCTGGGCGCTGAACAGCGTGTTCTTCGTGTCCGTGGCGGTGTTCAACAACCTGGGCTACGCCACTTATGCCACCGCCATCGGCTGGCTGCGCGCCACCGTCGGCACCCTGCCGTTCGTGTGGGTCGGCGCCTACTACGGCGGCGCGCAAGGCGTGCTGCTGGGGCAGACGCTGGGCTTCGCCCTGTCGAGCCTGCTGGCGCTGGCGTTGTGCCGGCGCGTGCTGCGCCAGCCGCCGGCCAGTCTGATGCCCGGCGCGGCCTGA
- a CDS encoding acetyltransferase, with amino-acid sequence MNIRERNHGDDLALVDIWLRSVRATHTFLTEKEIQAMYPQVLNTYLPSVRVWVCEDDAGEVAGFMGLNDNKVEMLFVDANKRGKGAGRRLLNFALSLHGSLRVDVNEQNPQAHGFYKHYGFVDVGRSETDAGGRPRPIIHMKLAG; translated from the coding sequence ATGAACATCCGAGAACGCAACCACGGCGACGACCTCGCCCTGGTGGATATCTGGCTCCGGTCGGTGCGCGCCACCCATACTTTCCTGACCGAAAAGGAAATCCAGGCCATGTACCCGCAGGTGCTCAACACCTACCTGCCGTCGGTGCGGGTCTGGGTCTGTGAGGACGATGCCGGCGAGGTCGCCGGCTTCATGGGCCTGAACGACAACAAGGTCGAGATGCTGTTCGTCGATGCCAACAAGCGCGGCAAGGGCGCCGGACGCCGCCTGCTGAATTTCGCGCTGTCGCTGCACGGTAGCCTGCGGGTCGACGTCAACGAACAGAACCCGCAGGCCCATGGGTTCTACAAGCACTACGGGTTCGTCGACGTGGGCCGTTCGGAGACCGACGCCGGGGGGCGGCCGCGACCGATCATCCATATGAAGCTGGCGGGCTGA
- a CDS encoding class I SAM-dependent methyltransferase: MSAADPTQTVDGGGAVVSGTQGYGENAAALAEQYESIAFADVHRDVAHLIPATPSRIADIGAGSGRDAAALARMGHQVVAAEPTPELRREGQRRHALPNLEWVDDALPDLDGLRGCAFDVIMLTAVWMHLDADERARGMAALAALLAPGGQILMSLRHGPVPPGRRMFDVSADETIALAAGHGLSAHHCVTREDMLDRADVHWSFLGLRRD, encoded by the coding sequence ATGAGCGCCGCCGATCCCACGCAAACTGTCGACGGCGGCGGGGCAGTGGTCTCGGGCACCCAGGGCTACGGCGAAAACGCCGCGGCCCTGGCCGAGCAATACGAGAGCATCGCCTTCGCCGACGTCCACCGCGACGTGGCGCACCTGATCCCGGCGACGCCGTCGCGCATCGCCGACATCGGCGCCGGTTCGGGCCGCGACGCCGCCGCGCTGGCCCGCATGGGCCACCAGGTGGTGGCGGCCGAGCCCACGCCCGAACTGCGCCGCGAAGGCCAGCGGCGTCATGCGCTGCCCAATCTGGAATGGGTCGACGATGCCCTGCCGGACCTGGACGGCCTGCGCGGATGCGCGTTCGACGTCATCATGCTGACCGCCGTGTGGATGCACCTGGACGCGGACGAGCGCGCCCGCGGCATGGCGGCGCTGGCGGCCCTGCTGGCGCCCGGCGGCCAGATCCTGATGTCGCTGCGCCACGGCCCCGTGCCGCCGGGGCGGCGCATGTTCGACGTCTCGGCCGACGAGACCATCGCGCTGGCGGCCGGCCATGGCCTGTCGGCGCATCACTGCGTCACGCGCGAAGACATGCTGGACCGCGCCGACGTGCACTGGAGCTTCCTGGGCCTGCGGCGCGACTAG
- a CDS encoding TonB-dependent receptor translates to MALALALDLAVAGLTLATAGWTPTAQAQPATAPARRYDIPAGPLNTALTRFAQEAGVLLSAPGALTQHKRAAGLSATMTVEQGFAELLRGQGLAAVRQADGSYALRQALPADGAAISTLPAVRVTGAPESRARALPTPYAGDLVARGGRVGLLGNKDVMETPFSTTSYTSRMIEDWQAGTVAQVLHADASVRQTFPEAGPTEFFNVRGFYMPSTDFAWNGLFGLTPGFQVATELLERIEVLKGPGALLYGMTPGGSVGGVINLVPKRAGDTPLTRLTAKLSADSELGAHLDMGRRFGRDDAFGIRVNAAKSDGRTTLDGQSKNKELGSLALDFRGERLRVALDAYSIEGRTRGGMPLFTTFASGQIPDAPDPKLNPLPGARASEHSKALIASAEFDFNDQWMGFASVGTKRQGSSGYMNNALGRNAQPSGAYIGMAKNTRSFSNANAADGGIRGRLRTGPVGHEITLSGNAIRQTGGAVQGPVTMWASNIYAPTPPTLTAGPAALPKSSDSTLSSIALADTISFLKEEYLLTLGVRQQRVRTKNYTPSGAVTTRYDEHALTPAMGVVIKPWTAPVSVYANYIEGLSQGDRVTDVTAANFGEVFPPYQSKQMEVGAKWDAGTLLNTLAVFQITRPSLIKNGDSNRYAPDGEQRNRGIEWSIAGEAAAGLRLLGGATYLKAINTKSSTGLLDGKTAIGVPSWLFNLGAEWDMPSLPGLTLRAAAIYTGQQYADSANTQKLPAWTRLDLAARYATRLAAHNVVFRASVENALDKRYWSGAWYGSTSVGTPRTVKLAVSVDF, encoded by the coding sequence GTGGCGCTGGCGCTGGCGCTGGACCTGGCCGTCGCGGGCTTGACGCTCGCCACGGCGGGCTGGACGCCAACCGCGCAGGCGCAGCCGGCCACCGCCCCGGCGCGGCGCTACGACATTCCCGCCGGACCGCTCAACACCGCCTTGACCCGTTTCGCGCAAGAGGCCGGCGTGCTGCTCTCCGCGCCAGGGGCATTGACGCAGCACAAGCGTGCCGCGGGCCTGTCCGCGACCATGACGGTCGAACAGGGTTTCGCCGAACTGCTGCGGGGACAAGGGCTTGCCGCCGTGCGGCAGGCGGATGGCAGTTATGCGCTGCGCCAGGCACTGCCTGCGGACGGCGCGGCCATCAGCACGCTGCCCGCGGTGCGCGTGACGGGCGCGCCAGAATCCCGGGCTCGTGCGCTGCCCACGCCCTACGCGGGCGACCTGGTGGCCCGTGGAGGCCGCGTCGGCCTGCTGGGCAACAAGGACGTGATGGAAACGCCGTTCAGCACCACCAGCTACACATCCCGCATGATCGAGGACTGGCAGGCCGGGACGGTGGCGCAAGTGCTGCACGCGGATGCATCGGTGCGGCAGACGTTCCCCGAAGCGGGGCCGACGGAGTTCTTCAACGTGCGCGGGTTTTACATGCCCAGCACGGACTTCGCCTGGAATGGCCTGTTCGGCCTGACACCGGGCTTTCAGGTGGCAACGGAACTCCTTGAACGCATCGAGGTGCTCAAGGGTCCAGGCGCGCTGCTGTATGGCATGACACCCGGCGGTTCCGTTGGCGGGGTCATCAACCTGGTGCCCAAACGGGCGGGCGACACGCCGCTGACACGCCTGACGGCCAAACTCTCCGCGGACTCGGAACTGGGCGCGCACCTGGACATGGGGCGACGCTTCGGACGCGACGACGCGTTCGGCATTCGCGTCAATGCCGCCAAGTCCGATGGCCGCACCACCCTGGATGGCCAGTCGAAGAACAAGGAATTGGGCTCGCTGGCGCTGGACTTTCGCGGCGAACGCCTGCGCGTCGCGCTGGACGCCTACAGCATCGAAGGCAGGACGCGCGGCGGCATGCCGCTCTTCACCACGTTTGCCAGCGGCCAGATTCCCGACGCCCCGGATCCCAAGCTCAACCCCCTGCCCGGCGCGCGAGCCTCGGAGCACAGCAAGGCGCTCATCGCCTCGGCCGAGTTCGACTTCAACGATCAATGGATGGGGTTCGCGTCGGTCGGCACCAAGCGTCAAGGCAGTTCCGGCTACATGAACAACGCCCTGGGCAGAAACGCGCAGCCCTCGGGCGCCTACATCGGCATGGCCAAGAACACGAGGAGTTTCTCCAATGCCAATGCGGCCGATGGCGGCATTCGCGGTCGTCTGCGCACCGGGCCGGTCGGACACGAGATCACCCTGAGCGGCAACGCCATTCGACAGACGGGTGGCGCGGTCCAGGGGCCCGTGACGATGTGGGCCTCGAACATCTATGCGCCCACCCCACCAACGCTGACCGCAGGACCCGCCGCACTGCCGAAGTCGTCCGACAGCACCCTGAGCAGCATCGCCCTGGCCGACACGATTTCGTTCCTGAAGGAGGAATACCTGTTGACGCTGGGCGTGCGGCAACAGCGCGTGCGGACGAAGAACTATACGCCCTCGGGCGCCGTGACCACCCGCTACGACGAACACGCCCTGACACCCGCCATGGGCGTGGTCATCAAGCCATGGACCGCGCCGGTCTCCGTCTACGCCAACTACATCGAAGGCCTGTCACAGGGAGACCGGGTCACCGACGTCACCGCCGCCAATTTTGGCGAGGTCTTCCCGCCGTACCAGAGCAAACAGATGGAGGTGGGCGCCAAATGGGATGCCGGCACACTGCTCAATACCCTTGCCGTCTTCCAGATCACGCGCCCCAGTCTCATCAAGAACGGCGACAGCAACCGATACGCCCCCGACGGCGAACAACGCAACCGCGGCATTGAATGGAGCATTGCCGGCGAGGCGGCGGCAGGACTGCGCCTGCTGGGCGGCGCGACTTACCTCAAGGCCATCAACACCAAGAGCAGCACCGGCCTGCTGGATGGCAAGACGGCCATCGGCGTTCCGAGCTGGCTGTTCAACCTGGGCGCGGAATGGGACATGCCGTCATTGCCAGGCCTGACCCTGCGGGCCGCCGCCATCTACACCGGCCAGCAATACGCGGACAGCGCCAACACGCAGAAACTACCCGCCTGGACACGGCTCGATCTGGCCGCCCGCTATGCCACCCGCCTCGCCGCCCACAACGTGGTTTTCCGCGCAAGCGTGGAGAATGCGCTGGACAAGCGCTACTGGTCAGGCGCCTGGTATGGCTCCACCTCGGTCGGCACGCCGCGCACCGTCAAGTTGGCGGTCAGCGTGGATTTCTGA
- a CDS encoding oxidoreductase-like domain-containing protein has translation MSSPTAPNTPSPADDDPPPVLPEAPAPEECCNSGCIPCVYDTYNEAMDEYRAALKAWRARHGEAG, from the coding sequence ATGAGTTCCCCGACTGCCCCGAACACCCCGTCGCCCGCCGACGACGATCCGCCGCCCGTACTGCCCGAGGCCCCCGCGCCCGAGGAATGCTGCAACAGCGGCTGCATCCCCTGCGTCTACGACACCTACAACGAAGCCATGGACGAATACCGCGCCGCGCTCAAGGCCTGGCGCGCGCGGCATGGCGAGGCGGGGTAG
- a CDS encoding type II toxin-antitoxin system RelE/ParE family toxin, which translates to MRALRWTPEAIQDREAIYDFIEADNPIAALTLDELLEEKAGRLIDHPGLGRPGRVAGTRELVAHPNYLLIYDVTNDLVRMLRVLHAARQWPTPDPSSESR; encoded by the coding sequence GTGAGGGCATTGCGCTGGACGCCCGAAGCGATCCAGGACCGGGAAGCGATCTACGATTTCATCGAGGCCGACAACCCCATTGCGGCGCTGACGCTTGATGAACTTCTTGAAGAGAAGGCGGGACGCCTGATCGATCATCCCGGCCTGGGTCGTCCCGGCCGTGTCGCGGGCACCCGGGAGCTGGTGGCGCACCCGAACTATCTATTGATCTACGACGTGACGAACGATCTCGTGCGCATGCTGCGTGTGCTGCATGCGGCCCGGCAGTGGCCAACGCCGGATCCATCATCTGAGAGTCGCTGA
- a CDS encoding GNAT family N-acetyltransferase has protein sequence MMPSALLPESFVTQRLRAERIAPTHLPFITGMHADAALMATMGGTRDAAASRRYVEHNMLHWAEHGYGMYVLTERDSGALAGRAGLKLALAGKIERVEVAYAFPPACWGRGYASEITRALLTLGFERLPVDVLSAVAVQHNAASMRVMEKCGMRWIETTGEGEARKLRYEIRRQQWRALAGADQR, from the coding sequence ATGATGCCGTCCGCCCTGTTGCCCGAATCCTTCGTCACCCAGCGCCTGCGCGCCGAGCGCATTGCGCCCACCCATCTGCCGTTCATCACCGGGATGCATGCCGACGCCGCGCTCATGGCGACCATGGGCGGCACCCGCGACGCCGCCGCCAGCCGGCGCTACGTCGAGCACAACATGCTGCACTGGGCCGAGCACGGCTACGGCATGTACGTGCTGACCGAGCGCGACAGCGGCGCGCTGGCCGGCCGCGCCGGCCTCAAGCTGGCGTTGGCGGGAAAGATCGAACGGGTCGAGGTGGCGTACGCCTTTCCGCCGGCCTGTTGGGGCCGCGGCTACGCCTCCGAGATAACCCGCGCGCTGCTGACGCTGGGCTTCGAGCGCCTGCCGGTGGACGTCTTGAGCGCCGTGGCGGTGCAGCACAACGCCGCGTCGATGCGGGTGATGGAAAAGTGCGGCATGCGCTGGATCGAGACCACCGGCGAAGGCGAGGCGCGCAAGCTGCGCTACGAAATCCGGCGCCAGCAATGGCGCGCGCTGGCGGGCGCCGATCAGCGCTAA
- a CDS encoding CopG family ribbon-helix-helix protein: MSDATFTFRVDEALKNEFAMAAKARDRTGAQLLRDFMREYVQQQQEAAQHDAWFRRQVQAGLDSANAGRLVPAAEVETKFAARRAATRRRLETPK, translated from the coding sequence ATGAGCGACGCTACCTTTACCTTTCGGGTGGATGAAGCCTTGAAAAACGAGTTCGCCATGGCCGCCAAGGCCCGAGACCGCACCGGCGCGCAGCTTCTGCGCGACTTCATGCGGGAGTACGTCCAGCAACAACAGGAAGCGGCCCAGCATGACGCCTGGTTCCGCCGCCAGGTGCAAGCGGGCCTGGATTCCGCCAACGCCGGCCGCCTGGTGCCGGCCGCCGAGGTCGAAACCAAATTCGCAGCCCGTCGCGCCGCGACCCGTCGCCGGCTTGAAACACCCAAGTGA
- a CDS encoding lytic murein transglycosylase, protein MRQRLLRARIDPLARAVLAAALSLAACGGAQAQSPSSATGTRSPGVQPAPSGPTLTPKRSFDDPSTPAPAAAPVPVPVVTPDDTRAAPPTNVHAPAPAPAPAPAPATAAPAAQPAAAPAQTPAATATPAAPTVIIPTELDTKACIAKLRKGATANGLTLADWDKYTAKAKLLPTTVASAQGQPEGRESWWDYIAKTVDDERVSDGRAVLAKYGKQLGDISQQYQVDPATLVAIFGIETNYGRQVGKTDVLNAWLTRACTENKTLWEKNAYASVRLLRDGVVPADNFVGSWSGAFGMTQFIPTSFYELAADGDGDGKIDLYNSLPDALASTANHLRKRRAKWTHGLPAVVEVRVPADVAAAIPPAPDAEYVGSQDRRTIAQWAQAGLKQGDGSALKLASGNDQQAYLFAPTGAKGPVFLATVNFDAILHYNQSRRYGLAVSLLLNRLQGGPALATAWPTDDPGLSRAQIKEVQEMLNARGYDVGTADGIPGAKTRDAVRAEQEKRNLPQDGRVGKRIYDALKAK, encoded by the coding sequence ATGCGACAGCGTCTCCTTCGGGCCCGGATCGATCCCCTTGCGCGCGCGGTCCTCGCCGCCGCGCTGAGCCTCGCCGCCTGCGGCGGCGCCCAGGCCCAGTCGCCTTCTTCCGCCACCGGCACGCGCAGTCCCGGCGTCCAGCCGGCCCCGTCCGGCCCGACGCTGACGCCCAAGCGCAGCTTCGACGACCCGTCCACGCCTGCCCCGGCCGCGGCGCCCGTGCCCGTGCCCGTGGTCACGCCGGACGATACGCGCGCCGCCCCGCCGACGAACGTCCACGCGCCCGCCCCGGCACCTGCACCGGCCCCCGCGCCCGCTACCGCGGCCCCGGCCGCCCAGCCTGCCGCCGCGCCGGCCCAAACGCCCGCCGCGACCGCGACTCCCGCCGCGCCCACGGTCATCATCCCGACCGAGCTCGACACCAAGGCGTGTATCGCCAAGCTGCGCAAGGGCGCCACCGCCAACGGCCTGACCCTGGCCGATTGGGACAAATACACCGCCAAGGCCAAGCTGCTGCCCACCACCGTGGCGTCCGCTCAGGGCCAGCCCGAGGGCCGCGAAAGCTGGTGGGACTACATCGCCAAGACGGTCGACGACGAGCGCGTCAGCGACGGCCGCGCGGTGCTCGCCAAGTACGGCAAGCAGCTGGGCGACATCAGCCAGCAATACCAGGTCGACCCGGCCACGCTGGTCGCCATCTTCGGCATCGAGACCAACTACGGCCGCCAGGTCGGCAAGACCGACGTGCTCAATGCCTGGCTGACCCGCGCCTGCACCGAGAACAAGACGCTGTGGGAAAAGAACGCCTACGCCTCCGTGCGCCTGCTGCGCGACGGCGTGGTGCCGGCCGACAACTTTGTCGGCTCCTGGAGCGGCGCCTTCGGCATGACGCAGTTCATCCCCACCTCGTTCTACGAGCTGGCGGCCGACGGCGATGGCGACGGCAAGATCGATCTGTACAACTCGCTGCCCGACGCCCTGGCCTCGACCGCCAACCACCTGCGCAAGCGCCGCGCCAAATGGACCCATGGCCTGCCGGCGGTGGTGGAAGTGCGCGTGCCGGCCGATGTGGCCGCCGCCATTCCGCCCGCGCCCGACGCCGAATACGTCGGCTCGCAGGACCGCCGCACCATCGCGCAGTGGGCCCAGGCGGGCCTGAAGCAGGGTGACGGTTCCGCGCTCAAGCTGGCCAGCGGCAACGACCAGCAGGCCTACCTGTTCGCGCCCACCGGCGCCAAGGGCCCGGTGTTCCTGGCCACCGTCAATTTCGACGCGATCCTGCACTACAACCAGTCGCGCCGTTATGGGCTGGCGGTGTCGCTGCTGCTGAACCGCCTGCAGGGCGGCCCGGCGCTGGCCACGGCCTGGCCGACGGACGACCCCGGCCTGTCGCGTGCGCAGATCAAGGAAGTGCAGGAGATGCTCAACGCCCGTGGCTATGACGTCGGCACCGCCGACGGCATTCCCGGCGCCAAGACCCGCGACGCGGTGCGCGCCGAACAGGAAAAGCGCAACCTGCCGCAGGACGGCCGCGTCGGCAAGCGCATCTACGACGCGCTCAAGGCCAAATGA
- a CDS encoding sigma-70 family RNA polymerase sigma factor, whose product MSVLAYSSPPSLETLYCDHHGWLQRWLHHRLGNAADAADLAHDTFVRLLAKPVSRDFSNVCQARAYLRTAAGGLCVDLWRRREIEQAWRQTLAARPEPMAPSPEHQAIIIETLLEIGAMLGRLSRKAATAFIMAQVDGAPYHAIAAELDVSERMVKKYIAQAMLQCALIEAGLAG is encoded by the coding sequence ATGAGCGTCCTGGCCTACTCATCCCCTCCTTCGCTGGAAACGCTCTATTGCGACCATCACGGCTGGCTGCAGCGCTGGCTGCACCACCGCCTGGGCAACGCCGCCGACGCGGCGGACCTGGCCCACGACACGTTCGTCCGGCTGTTGGCCAAGCCGGTGAGCCGTGACTTCAGCAACGTCTGCCAGGCGCGCGCCTACCTGCGCACCGCCGCCGGCGGCCTGTGCGTGGACCTCTGGCGCCGTCGCGAGATCGAACAGGCGTGGCGGCAAACGCTGGCTGCGCGGCCCGAACCCATGGCGCCATCGCCCGAGCATCAAGCCATCATCATCGAGACGCTGCTGGAAATCGGCGCCATGCTCGGCCGGCTGTCCCGGAAGGCGGCGACGGCGTTCATCATGGCGCAGGTGGACGGCGCGCCCTACCACGCCATCGCGGCCGAGCTGGACGTCTCGGAACGCATGGTCAAGAAATACATCGCCCAGGCCATGCTGCAATGCGCGTTGATCGAGGCCGGACTAGCCGGCTGA